The following proteins are encoded in a genomic region of Hydra vulgaris chromosome 05, alternate assembly HydraT2T_AEP:
- the LOC136080293 gene encoding uncharacterized protein LOC136080293 translates to MSKNNTSSPIEYAAPISDLMNLTKKRLDKRKTIDEQNPADHNDSERSSSFSSGQTEIEVDAQSIEEAAKTTYEYYSIEEETSKWICNQCNSNRPKKYSCKTSKSILDYHLEHDHKIITPKKKRTMSGLSKEVSDKIDRALLIFIIACCLPFMLVESSAFKEFVLCLNPKYKVPCRKKLRSLLTDLYREKVELLKSKLLSIKVLSITTDGWTSCQNYSYISATAHFISDKTNFISFCLGFAYLNGRHDADNLKEALLKIVEKFKVDDKIMSIVSDNASNVRHCLNSLKVCLNIQPIRCMGHVLQLVVKNVIDLVEEGEKDTSSKFFFIARTLTKCRKIVTSFNHSSQLNDLLEESQTRQGVEKNHILHLIQDVKTRWHSTFLMAERMLKLHSYVKDIFNSKQQYKDMRKYLLDEDEMKQLSKNKSETPPLIVILKLHLLESLQTYKDSYELENNSFLLCATFLDPNYKSFQFFEKYEKKKYLKIVKEFLSDFYLSKRVGEIILIKKVIKESKKFKLSFEDEEDDSGSDSDKNVTLDLKKEISEYIRLSVHEQNVLEFWHQNQYVFPILYCISTMILCTPATSAPSERLFSDALNNLYAKRNRMTAECFQMLMFLYENLEFFNLV, encoded by the exons aTGTCGAAAAATAATACGTCTTCTCCAATTGAATATGCTGCTCCAATATCTGATTTGATGAATCTGACGAAGAAAAGATTGGATAAAAGAAAGACTATAGATGAACAAAACCCTGCAGATCATAACGATAGCGAAAGAAGTTCAAGTTTTTCATCCGGTCAAACAGAAATTGAAGTTGATGCTCAGTCCATTGAAGAAGCAGCTAAAACTACATACGAATATTACTCAATCGAGGAGGAAACATCAAAATGGATATGCAATCAATGTAATAGTAACAGACCTAAAAAGTACTCTTGTAAAACATCAAAGAGTATATTAGATTACCATCTTGAACATGATCACAAAATAATAACGCCGAAAAAAAAACGAACTATGAGTGGCTTGTCAAAAGAAGTTAGCGATAAGATTGATAGAgctcttttaattttcattattgcCTGTTGTCTTCCATTTATGTTGGTAGAAAGTAGTGcatttaaagaatttgttttgtGTTTAAATCCAAAGTATAAAGTGCCTTGCCGAAAAAAGTTAAGATCTCTTTTAACTGATTTATATCGAGAAAAAGTTGAacttttgaaatcaaaattattatcaattaaagttttatctattACTACTGACGGATGGACGTCCTGTCAAAACTATAGTTATATATCTGCAACTGCACATTTCATTTCTGACAAAACAAATTTCATCAGTTTTTGTTTGGGCTTTGCATACCTTAATGGCCGCCATGATgcagataatttaaaagaggCTTTGCTAAAAATCGTAGAAAAGTTTAAAGTAGATGATAAAATAATGAGTATAGTATCAGACAACGCCAGTAACGTACGCCACtgtctaaattctttaaaagtttgtttaaacatTCAACCAATAAGATGCATGGGACATGTTTTGCAATTAGTTGTTAAAAATGTCATAGATTTAGTTGAAGAAGGTGAAAAAGATACTTCGtctaaattctttttcattGCAAGAACATTAACTAAGTGCAGGAAAATTGTTACATCTTTCAATCATTCTTCTCAACTTAATGATTTATTAGAGGAAAGTCAAACACGACAAGGTGTCGAAAAAAATCACATACTTCATTTGATTCAAGATGTGAAAACTCGTTGGCACTCTACGTTTCTCATGGCAGAGCGAATGCTTAAGCTTCACTCCTACGTAAAAGATATCTTTAATTCGAAACAACAATACAAAGATATGAGAAAATATTTACTCGATGAAGATGAAATg AAGCAGCTGAGTAAGAATAAAAGTGAGACTCCTCCTTTAATTGTAATATTGAAATTACATTTGTTAGAATCTTTACAAACTTACAAAGATTCATATGAATTAGAGAATAATTCCTTTTTATTGTGTGCCACTTTTTTGGatccaaattataaaagttttcaattctttgaaaagtacgaaaaaaagaaatatttaaaaattgtgaaagaATTTTTGTCAGATTTTTATCTCTCAAAAAGAGTTGGTGAaataattctaattaaaaagGTGATAAaggaatcaaaaaaatttaagttgtcATTTGAGGATGAAGAAGATGATTCCGGAAGTGATAGTGACAAAAATGTAaccttagatttaaaaaaagaaatcagtgaATATATAAGATTGTCAGTGCACgaacaaaatgttttagagTTTTGGCATCAAAATCAATATGTTTTTCCAATATTGTATTGCATTTCAACGATGATTTTATGTACACCTGCTACCAGTGCACCAAGTGAGCGCCTTTTTTCTGATGCATTAAACAATTTGTATGCTAAGCGAAACAGGATGACGGCTGAATGTTTTCAaatgttgatgtttttgtacgaaaatttggaattttttaatttggtttaa